Proteins encoded in a region of the Roseateles sp. SL47 genome:
- a CDS encoding DNA-3-methyladenine glycosylase, which translates to MPTIDFNTDAPQLAHDLIGALLLVDGVGGLIVETEAYDRDDPASHSFGGPRPRNQSMFGPPGHVYVYRSYGIHWCFNLVCREAGHGAAVLIRALQPTQGLDLMRQRRQVQDERVLCAGPGRVTQALGITHEHDGCPVSQPPFELHPATAPTNVLTDVRIGISKAMDTPWRFGLAGSRYVSRPFRGPKLTSPAPD; encoded by the coding sequence ATGCCCACCATCGACTTCAACACCGACGCCCCTCAGCTCGCACATGACCTGATCGGCGCGCTGCTCCTCGTCGACGGTGTTGGTGGCCTCATCGTCGAAACAGAGGCCTATGACCGTGACGATCCAGCCTCTCACAGCTTCGGCGGCCCACGCCCCCGCAATCAGTCGATGTTCGGCCCGCCGGGACACGTCTACGTCTATCGGTCCTACGGCATTCACTGGTGCTTCAACCTCGTCTGCCGCGAAGCGGGCCACGGCGCCGCGGTCCTGATCCGCGCCCTCCAGCCCACCCAAGGGCTGGACCTGATGCGCCAGCGCCGGCAAGTCCAGGATGAACGCGTGCTCTGCGCCGGCCCCGGCCGGGTGACCCAGGCCTTGGGCATCACCCATGAGCATGACGGATGCCCCGTCAGCCAGCCGCCGTTTGAACTTCATCCAGCCACGGCGCCCACAAACGTCCTCACGGACGTGCGCATCGGCATCTCCAAGGCCATGGACACCCCCTGGCGGTTTGGCCTGGCAGGGTCGCGTTATGTCAGCCGCCCGTTCCGCGGCCCCAAGCTCACGTCACCGGCGCCGGATTGA
- the garD gene encoding galactarate dehydratase: MNTAIATSALTIQIHEADNVAIVANDGGLPAGTVLPGGLVLKDKVPQGHKVALVDLPADAPVIRYNVPIGFAAEPIEAGRWVHERLLRMPEARELEGLPKATVQAPAMPPLEGYTFEGYRNADGSVGTRNILAITTTVQCVAGVVEFAVKRIKAEMLPLYPHVDDVVGLEHTYGCGVAIDAPDAIIPIRTLRHISMNPNFGGEVMVVSLGCEKLQPERLMPPGVIPISDQREEHAGLDVVCLQDNEHVGFMSMVESIMKTARRHLERLNARRRETVPASELVVGVQCGGSDAFSGVTANPAVGFCADLLVRAGATVMFSENTEVRDGIAQLTSRASTPEVADAMIREMAWYDAYLKRGSVDRSANTTPGNKKGGLSNIVEKAMGSIVKSGSASISGVLSPGERLNGQRGLIYAATPASDFICGTLQLAAGMNLHVFTTGRGTPYGLAECPVIKVATRTDLARRWHDLMDVNAGLIADGEKTIAELGWEMFQLMLDVASGRRTWAERHQLHNALVLFNPAPVT; the protein is encoded by the coding sequence ATGAATACAGCCATTGCCACGTCTGCGCTGACCATCCAGATTCACGAGGCAGACAATGTCGCCATCGTGGCCAATGATGGCGGCTTGCCTGCCGGCACGGTGCTGCCCGGCGGGCTGGTGCTGAAAGACAAGGTGCCGCAAGGCCACAAGGTGGCGCTGGTGGACCTGCCGGCCGACGCGCCCGTGATTCGCTACAACGTGCCCATCGGTTTTGCCGCCGAGCCGATCGAAGCCGGGCGCTGGGTGCATGAGCGGCTGCTGCGCATGCCGGAAGCGCGTGAGCTGGAGGGGCTGCCCAAGGCCACGGTGCAGGCCCCCGCGATGCCGCCGCTGGAGGGCTACACCTTTGAGGGTTATCGCAATGCGGATGGCTCGGTCGGCACCCGCAACATCCTCGCCATTACCACCACGGTGCAATGTGTGGCCGGTGTGGTGGAGTTTGCCGTCAAGCGCATCAAGGCGGAGATGCTGCCGCTGTATCCGCATGTGGATGATGTGGTGGGCCTGGAGCATACCTATGGCTGCGGCGTGGCGATTGATGCTCCGGACGCCATCATTCCCATCCGCACGCTGCGTCACATCAGCATGAATCCCAACTTCGGTGGGGAGGTGATGGTGGTGAGCCTGGGCTGCGAGAAGCTGCAGCCGGAGCGGTTGATGCCACCCGGCGTGATTCCGATCAGCGATCAGCGGGAGGAACATGCGGGCCTGGATGTGGTGTGCCTGCAGGACAACGAGCATGTGGGCTTCATGTCCATGGTGGAGTCCATCATGAAGACGGCCCGCAGGCATCTGGAGCGCTTGAATGCACGCCGGCGTGAAACGGTGCCGGCCTCCGAACTGGTGGTGGGTGTGCAGTGCGGGGGGAGTGATGCTTTCTCCGGCGTGACCGCCAACCCGGCGGTGGGATTCTGTGCGGACCTGCTGGTGCGAGCGGGCGCCACGGTGATGTTCAGCGAGAACACCGAGGTGCGGGACGGCATTGCGCAACTGACGTCGCGCGCCAGCACGCCGGAAGTGGCGGATGCAATGATCCGGGAGATGGCCTGGTATGACGCCTACCTGAAGCGTGGCAGCGTGGACCGCAGTGCCAACACCACGCCGGGCAACAAGAAGGGCGGGCTCTCCAACATCGTCGAAAAGGCGATGGGATCGATTGTGAAAAGCGGTAGTGCGTCCATCAGCGGCGTGTTGTCTCCCGGCGAGCGGCTCAATGGCCAACGGGGCCTGATCTACGCAGCGACGCCGGCCAGCGATTTCATCTGCGGCACTCTGCAATTGGCGGCCGGCATGAACCTGCATGTGTTCACCACCGGGCGTGGCACGCCTTATGGGTTGGCGGAATGCCCGGTCATCAAGGTGGCCACCCGGACCGACCTGGCGCGCCGCTGGCATGACCTGATGGATGTGAATGCCGGGCTGATTGCCGATGGCGAGAAGACGATTGCGGAGCTGGGCTGGGAAATGTTCCAGCTGATGCTGGATGTGGCCAGCGGGCGGCGGACATGGGCGGAGCGGCACCAACTGCACAACGCGCTGGTGCTGTTCAATCCGGCGCCGGTGACGTGA